Proteins encoded together in one Pontiella desulfatans window:
- a CDS encoding glycosyltransferase family 2 protein — protein sequence MMYILVTVNLIVLSVVLINWIKWRPISPLPHISGPCVSVLIPARNEEKNIACAIQSALEQGAIVQEILVYDDHSEDQTQPIVCALEKETPTLQLIEPAPLPDGWMGKPFACEQLSAKATGEWLLFLDADTRLHPGAAEAMLQAAETREATFLSCWPGILTGSFWEHIFMPMLNFVVYSIFPTPMQEKNPSPSFGLAHGACLFIHGKTYRATGGHASVKSELFEDTMLARTWRQKKQVGLCLDGRKIVSVRMYQNLPEIISGFSKIAYPAFERELSFWLFMGFHFLFMLLPFLLLPFATSSIWLATAAGVVLLARLVQCIQFGFPPWAAVFHPIAEMGLIGLGLYARHKCRHDSGVSWKGRVYNPAGKP from the coding sequence ATGATGTATATTTTAGTGACCGTTAACCTCATCGTTCTATCGGTCGTTTTGATTAACTGGATCAAATGGCGCCCCATATCTCCCCTCCCACACATTTCTGGGCCGTGCGTATCCGTACTGATTCCTGCCCGAAACGAAGAAAAGAACATTGCTTGCGCGATCCAGTCGGCGCTGGAACAGGGAGCCATTGTCCAGGAGATCCTGGTTTATGATGACCATTCGGAAGACCAGACCCAACCGATTGTATGCGCCCTGGAAAAAGAAACCCCAACCCTGCAGCTGATCGAACCCGCACCCCTTCCGGACGGATGGATGGGCAAGCCCTTTGCCTGTGAACAGTTGTCAGCCAAGGCCACCGGCGAATGGTTGCTTTTCCTGGATGCCGACACCCGGCTTCATCCTGGAGCCGCAGAGGCGATGCTGCAGGCGGCAGAAACCAGGGAAGCCACCTTTCTTTCCTGCTGGCCGGGTATTTTGACGGGATCTTTCTGGGAGCATATTTTCATGCCCATGCTGAATTTTGTGGTCTACAGCATTTTCCCCACGCCCATGCAGGAGAAGAACCCCTCCCCCTCTTTCGGGCTTGCCCACGGCGCCTGTCTCTTCATTCACGGAAAAACCTATCGTGCGACCGGCGGCCATGCCAGCGTGAAGAGCGAACTGTTCGAGGACACCATGCTTGCCCGAACGTGGCGGCAAAAAAAACAGGTGGGCCTTTGCCTGGATGGCCGGAAAATCGTGTCGGTGCGCATGTATCAAAACCTGCCCGAAATCATATCCGGGTTTTCAAAGATCGCCTACCCGGCCTTCGAGCGGGAGCTTTCCTTCTGGCTCTTCATGGGCTTCCACTTTCTTTTCATGCTGTTGCCCTTCCTTCTCCTTCCCTTTGCGACATCATCCATATGGCTTGCAACGGCGGCAGGAGTAGTCCTTCTGGCACGGTTGGTTCAATGCATTCAATTCGGTTTCCCGCCCTGGGCGGCAGTGTTCCACCCCATTGCCGAAATGGGTTTAATTGGACTGGGGCTTTATGCGCGGCACAAATGCAGGCATGATTCGGGGGTCTCCTGGAAGGGGCGCGTCTATAATCCGGCAGGAAAACCATGA
- the hcp gene encoding hydroxylamine reductase, which produces MFCYQCEQTSQSTGCTAFGVCGKDPETAALQDLLVEVCKKISEKAHAKRQAGETTREADLYVMEGLFTTVTNVNFDPKDLAGIISRGIQLGTEMGVECDHGIPQTLDEMISMGEQVGIESRMNTLGPDVTGLQELIIYGLKGTAAYADHAFVLEKEDDSVFAFFHEALAFLLNPAPTVDELVGYALKTGEVNLTVMALLDSANTGTYGHPVPTPVRITPVEGKAILVSGHDLKDLELLLKQTEGKGINIYTHGEMLPCHGYPELKKYSHLVGNYGGAWQDQRSEFEAFPGAILMTTNCIQKPKENYKARIFTSGLVQWPGVEHIDNGDFSAVIDAALAAEGFAETEEEKTILTGFGHNAVLGVAPQVIDAVKSGALKHFFLIGGCDGAKPGRNYYTDFAEAVPDDCAILTLACGKFRFNKLEFGDIGGIPRLLDMGQCNDAYSAIQVAVALAGAFECDVNDLPLSMILSWYEQKAICILLTLLHLGIKDIKVGPSLPAFITPTVLQVLVDNFNIAPVTTVEADMKQCLGA; this is translated from the coding sequence ATGTTCTGTTACCAATGCGAACAAACCAGCCAGTCCACCGGATGCACCGCCTTCGGCGTATGCGGCAAAGACCCGGAAACCGCAGCCCTGCAAGACCTGTTGGTCGAAGTCTGCAAAAAGATTTCCGAAAAGGCACACGCCAAGCGCCAGGCCGGCGAAACCACCCGCGAAGCCGACCTCTATGTCATGGAAGGCCTCTTCACCACCGTCACCAACGTCAACTTCGACCCCAAAGACCTTGCCGGCATCATTTCCCGCGGCATCCAGCTCGGGACTGAAATGGGCGTGGAGTGCGACCACGGAATCCCGCAGACCCTCGACGAAATGATTTCCATGGGCGAGCAAGTCGGCATCGAAAGCCGCATGAACACCCTCGGCCCGGACGTGACCGGCCTGCAGGAACTCATCATCTATGGCCTGAAAGGCACCGCCGCCTATGCCGACCACGCCTTCGTTCTCGAAAAGGAAGACGACTCCGTCTTTGCCTTCTTCCACGAAGCACTCGCCTTCCTGCTCAACCCGGCCCCCACCGTGGACGAGCTCGTGGGCTATGCCCTCAAGACCGGCGAAGTCAACCTCACCGTCATGGCGCTACTCGACTCCGCCAACACCGGCACCTACGGCCACCCCGTCCCCACCCCGGTCCGCATCACGCCGGTGGAAGGCAAGGCCATCCTCGTTTCCGGCCACGACCTCAAGGATCTCGAGCTGCTGCTAAAGCAGACCGAAGGCAAAGGAATCAACATCTATACCCACGGCGAAATGCTGCCGTGCCACGGCTATCCGGAGCTGAAGAAATACAGCCACCTCGTCGGCAACTATGGCGGCGCCTGGCAGGATCAGCGCTCCGAGTTCGAAGCCTTCCCCGGTGCCATCCTGATGACCACCAACTGCATCCAGAAGCCGAAGGAAAACTACAAGGCCCGCATCTTCACCTCCGGACTAGTCCAGTGGCCGGGCGTTGAGCACATCGACAACGGCGATTTTTCCGCCGTCATCGACGCCGCCCTCGCCGCCGAAGGCTTCGCTGAAACCGAAGAGGAAAAGACCATCCTGACCGGCTTCGGCCACAACGCCGTGCTCGGCGTTGCCCCGCAGGTGATCGATGCCGTCAAGAGCGGTGCCCTCAAGCACTTTTTCCTGATCGGTGGTTGCGACGGTGCCAAGCCGGGCCGCAACTACTACACCGACTTCGCCGAAGCCGTACCGGACGATTGCGCAATCCTCACGCTGGCCTGCGGCAAGTTCCGCTTCAACAAGCTCGAGTTCGGCGACATCGGCGGCATTCCGCGCCTGCTCGACATGGGCCAGTGCAACGATGCCTACTCCGCCATCCAGGTGGCCGTCGCCCTCGCTGGCGCGTTCGAGTGCGATGTCAACGACCTGCCGCTTTCCATGATTCTTTCGTGGTACGAGCAAAAGGCCATCTGCATCCTGCTGACCCTGCTGCACCTCGGCATCAAGGACATCAAGGTTGGCCCGAGCCTTCCGGCCTTCATCACCCCGACCGTACTGCAGGTGCTGGTGGACAACTTCAACATTGCCCCCGTCACCACCGTCGAGGCAGACATGAAGCAATGCCTCGGAGCCTAA
- a CDS encoding S8 family serine peptidase — protein MKLLFLIGALLLAITTPAATLRIEGEHAWLDAEGAPLSKVLRLFEQRGAEVLIDPALDLGRVSGEWENTKVERLIGQLASPNSYLVEWKRVASPLGDLYQVSRIRIYGKNLSAAQPLSKKSRVLDVVEGKDGVKYIRGEIMVGFGEGATIQDLNQLLRKINGTVVEVIDPPGIYRIKLNEGMSVEEAMAIAMEHPGVETTEPNLAFPSMGNAPLPGMGTGAGMNLNLQPGETAVAVFDSGLDPRYADLPIIRGTYDAVDPSASISDPLGHGTLTALVAAGVITPEGAQAAETGTPVLAIRTFDENGMTSSDTLMRALEFAANSGVQIVNMSWGSDVDSAFMKMAMDYAAQNGMTLFAAAGNEPTGEPIYPAGYDSVIAVGGLNADGSQWEQSNYGDFVDIYAPAKATFNGKGYAGTSIASPFTAGRAAQQ, from the coding sequence ATGAAGCTACTTTTCCTCATAGGAGCGTTGTTGCTCGCCATAACGACCCCGGCCGCCACGCTGCGGATCGAGGGGGAGCATGCTTGGCTGGATGCCGAAGGAGCGCCGCTTTCGAAGGTGCTGCGGTTGTTCGAGCAGCGCGGCGCGGAGGTGCTGATCGACCCCGCGCTCGATCTGGGCCGGGTTTCGGGGGAATGGGAAAATACCAAGGTTGAGCGCTTGATCGGGCAATTGGCGAGCCCCAACAGCTACCTGGTGGAATGGAAGCGGGTGGCCAGCCCGCTGGGGGATCTCTACCAGGTTTCGCGCATCCGCATCTACGGCAAGAACCTTTCGGCGGCCCAACCCCTGAGCAAAAAAAGCCGGGTGCTCGATGTGGTCGAGGGCAAGGACGGCGTCAAATATATCCGCGGCGAAATCATGGTGGGCTTCGGGGAGGGGGCAACCATCCAGGATCTGAACCAGCTGTTGCGCAAAATCAACGGCACGGTGGTCGAGGTGATCGATCCGCCCGGCATCTACCGTATTAAGCTCAACGAGGGCATGTCGGTCGAGGAGGCCATGGCAATCGCCATGGAGCATCCGGGCGTCGAGACAACGGAGCCCAACCTGGCGTTTCCGAGCATGGGCAATGCGCCGTTGCCGGGAATGGGAACGGGCGCCGGCATGAACCTGAACCTCCAGCCCGGCGAAACCGCCGTGGCGGTGTTCGATTCCGGTCTCGATCCGCGCTATGCCGACCTGCCCATCATTCGCGGAACCTACGATGCCGTCGATCCATCCGCCAGCATCAGCGATCCATTGGGCCACGGCACCCTGACCGCGCTCGTTGCCGCAGGCGTCATCACGCCCGAAGGGGCGCAGGCCGCCGAAACCGGAACTCCGGTGCTGGCCATCCGAACCTTCGATGAAAACGGCATGACCAGCTCCGACACCCTCATGCGCGCCTTGGAATTCGCCGCCAACTCCGGCGTGCAGATCGTCAATATGAGCTGGGGATCAGACGTGGACAGCGCGTTTATGAAGATGGCCATGGACTATGCCGCGCAAAACGGCATGACTCTTTTTGCCGCCGCCGGCAACGAACCCACGGGCGAACCGATCTATCCCGCAGGCTACGATTCCGTCATCGCCGTCGGTGGCCTGAATGCCGATGGCAGCCAGTGGGAACAATCCAACTATGGCGACTTTGTCGATATCTACGCCCCGGCCAAGGCCACGTTCAATGGCAAGGGCTATGCCGGCACCTCGATCGCCAGCCCTTTCACCGCCGGCCGCGCCGCGCAGCAATGA
- a CDS encoding SAM-dependent methyltransferase produces MNTFFKLIDSHLENISRGHLLLKLPDGTAKHYGDGSAPVTIKVNNPAFFQKVVLGGNIGMGEAWTDGDWDSENLTGVLQLFINNISALKKSGLTSALAKRAVNVAVHARNKNTKEGSRRNIHEHYDLGNDFYSLFLDHETMMYSSALFETKDESLPAAQKRKIHRLIELADIKARHHVLEIGCGWGGFAIEVAKATGCKVTGITISEEQFKYAKKRVAEEGLEGQVEILMCDYRDVQGEYDRIVSIEMLEAVGHPYYGTYLSACDRLLKPGGLVVLQVITIPDQRYDAYRKNPDWIQKHIFPGGMLPSLTELSKAMLKHTPFTVEHLDNIGIHYAETLRRWRKAFEAKREQLLEMGYDETFQRKWIYYLCYCEAGFQTRFTNNLHLVLARPGESVG; encoded by the coding sequence ATGAACACCTTCTTCAAGCTGATCGACTCCCATCTCGAAAACATTTCCAGAGGCCACCTCCTGTTGAAACTTCCGGACGGCACGGCCAAACATTACGGCGACGGCTCCGCCCCGGTGACCATCAAGGTGAACAACCCTGCGTTTTTCCAAAAGGTGGTGCTCGGGGGCAACATAGGCATGGGTGAAGCGTGGACAGACGGCGACTGGGACAGCGAGAACCTGACCGGTGTCCTGCAACTCTTCATCAACAACATCTCCGCCCTCAAGAAAAGCGGCCTCACCTCCGCCCTGGCCAAACGCGCGGTCAATGTTGCCGTGCATGCGCGCAACAAGAATACAAAGGAAGGCAGCCGGCGGAATATCCACGAGCACTACGACCTCGGCAACGACTTTTATTCCCTCTTCCTCGACCACGAAACCATGATGTATTCCTCCGCCCTCTTCGAGACGAAGGACGAATCCCTGCCTGCCGCGCAGAAGCGGAAGATCCACCGGCTCATCGAACTCGCAGACATCAAGGCCAGACACCATGTGCTCGAAATCGGCTGTGGCTGGGGCGGTTTCGCCATCGAAGTGGCCAAGGCCACCGGTTGCAAGGTCACGGGAATCACGATCTCGGAAGAACAGTTCAAATACGCCAAGAAACGCGTGGCTGAAGAAGGGTTGGAAGGGCAAGTTGAAATCCTTATGTGCGACTACCGCGACGTGCAGGGCGAGTATGACCGCATTGTATCCATCGAAATGCTCGAAGCCGTCGGCCACCCATACTACGGCACCTACCTCTCCGCCTGTGATCGCTTGCTAAAACCGGGCGGGCTGGTGGTTCTGCAGGTCATCACCATCCCCGACCAGCGCTACGACGCCTACCGAAAAAACCCCGACTGGATCCAAAAGCACATTTTCCCGGGCGGCATGCTGCCCTCGCTCACCGAACTATCAAAGGCCATGCTCAAACACACGCCGTTCACCGTCGAGCACCTCGACAACATCGGCATCCACTATGCGGAAACCCTGCGCCGCTGGCGGAAGGCCTTCGAAGCAAAACGGGAGCAGTTGCTGGAAATGGGCTACGACGAAACCTTCCAGCGCAAGTGGATCTATTATCTCTGCTATTGCGAGGCCGGTTTCCAAACCCGCTTCACCAACAACCTCCACCTCGTCCTCGCCCGCCCCGGCGAGAGCGTCGGGTAG
- a CDS encoding DUF1365 domain-containing protein, translated as MKSRIYNGKMMHARQTPVRHSFSFPFYFYAIDIDELPELDRKVKGFGYNRWNPVCLRDSDYLRESGGFRERLSKFIDTSELDRIVLVTVARFIGKVFNPVSFYYGLRKDGSPACMVAEVNNTFGERHLYVMEPEGTFPLECKHMKQFHVSPFNDMKGNYEFTFSEPGEDLKIGIKLIRNGEVVMDAAMWGIGDELTTANLWKTVLWHPFTAALTMPRILWQAAVLHLKMKLPVFKHPQPDNPMTIKAKA; from the coding sequence ATGAAGAGCAGGATTTACAACGGAAAAATGATGCATGCCCGCCAAACGCCGGTCCGGCACAGCTTTTCGTTCCCGTTCTATTTCTATGCGATTGATATCGATGAGCTGCCGGAGCTGGACCGCAAGGTCAAGGGCTTCGGCTACAACCGTTGGAACCCCGTCTGCCTGCGCGATTCCGACTACCTGCGGGAAAGCGGCGGTTTCCGGGAACGGCTTTCGAAATTCATCGACACCTCGGAGCTGGATCGAATCGTGTTGGTGACCGTCGCCCGCTTCATTGGAAAAGTTTTCAACCCGGTGAGCTTCTACTATGGCCTACGCAAGGATGGCTCCCCCGCCTGCATGGTGGCGGAGGTCAACAACACCTTCGGGGAACGCCACCTCTATGTGATGGAGCCCGAGGGCACCTTCCCTCTCGAATGCAAACATATGAAGCAGTTCCACGTCTCCCCGTTCAACGACATGAAAGGGAACTATGAGTTTACGTTCTCGGAACCCGGTGAAGACCTGAAGATTGGAATTAAACTGATCCGCAACGGCGAAGTGGTGATGGATGCGGCCATGTGGGGCATCGGCGACGAGCTGACGACTGCCAACCTATGGAAGACCGTTCTCTGGCATCCGTTCACCGCCGCGCTCACCATGCCGCGCATCCTCTGGCAGGCGGCGGTATTGCATTTAAAAATGAAACTGCCCGTCTTCAAACATCCCCAACCCGACAACCCGATGACCATAAAGGCAAAGGCATGA
- a CDS encoding NAD(P)/FAD-dependent oxidoreductase, translated as MKEKKVTVVGSGVAGLTATHILQRKHQVTLFEKSNRLGGHTNTVTLSEGADAGTPIDTGFIVMNHRNYPLLTQLFEQLDVQLRDSDMSFGYHDLPSGLQYCGTGLDGLFAQRMNLIKPSFHRLVRDTMRFFKTAEADRSSDELIDESLGDYLKRNGFGKEFIDHHLLPMGSAIWSTPCEQMLEFPARSFLQFFHNHGLLTVNDRPQWRTVVGGSCDYIKRMEKSWERVDVRLNASIRGIKRDAEGVEITLVDGRFEHFDQVVIATHGDQALKLLLDPSEQEQQALGCWQYTTSRTLLHTDESVMPPIRKVWSSWNFQRIEGNQTCLTYHLNRLQGLETEKQYFVSLNLHREPEGIIREFNYTHPMYTREALAKRPLLKDLNGSNNTWFAGSYHGNGFHEDAVRSAVEVAQGFGMEL; from the coding sequence ATGAAGGAAAAAAAAGTCACCGTGGTCGGATCAGGTGTGGCCGGCCTTACAGCAACGCACATTCTCCAGCGGAAACACCAGGTGACGCTGTTTGAAAAGAGTAACCGGTTAGGCGGACACACGAATACAGTGACGCTTTCCGAAGGAGCGGATGCCGGAACCCCGATAGACACGGGCTTTATTGTGATGAACCACCGCAACTATCCCCTGCTCACCCAACTCTTCGAGCAGCTGGATGTGCAGTTGCGCGACTCCGATATGTCGTTCGGCTACCACGACCTTCCTTCCGGCCTGCAATATTGCGGCACAGGCCTCGACGGCCTTTTCGCCCAGCGCATGAACCTGATCAAACCTTCGTTCCATCGGTTGGTACGCGACACGATGCGCTTCTTCAAAACGGCGGAGGCCGACCGCAGCAGTGACGAGCTGATTGATGAATCATTGGGCGACTACCTCAAACGGAACGGTTTCGGCAAGGAATTCATCGACCACCACCTACTACCGATGGGCTCCGCGATTTGGTCGACGCCCTGCGAGCAGATGCTGGAGTTCCCAGCCCGGAGCTTCCTCCAGTTTTTCCATAACCATGGCCTGCTGACGGTCAACGACCGCCCGCAATGGCGGACGGTGGTGGGCGGCAGTTGCGACTACATCAAACGCATGGAGAAAAGCTGGGAGCGTGTGGATGTCCGGCTGAACGCATCCATCCGGGGAATCAAGCGCGATGCCGAGGGTGTGGAAATCACGCTTGTTGACGGTCGCTTTGAACACTTCGACCAGGTGGTGATCGCCACCCATGGCGACCAGGCGCTGAAGCTTCTCCTCGATCCATCGGAACAGGAACAGCAAGCCCTCGGCTGCTGGCAATACACCACCAGCCGCACCTTGCTGCACACCGATGAATCGGTCATGCCCCCCATCCGCAAGGTTTGGAGCTCGTGGAATTTCCAGCGCATCGAAGGGAACCAAACCTGCCTGACCTACCATTTGAACCGGTTGCAGGGGCTGGAGACGGAAAAACAGTATTTTGTTTCGCTCAACCTCCACCGCGAACCCGAGGGCATCATCCGCGAATTCAACTATACCCATCCGATGTACACCCGCGAGGCGCTGGCCAAACGACCGTTGTTGAAAGATCTGAATGGATCGAACAACACCTGGTTTGCCGGAAGCTACCATGGCAACGGCTTCCACGAAGATGCCGTCCGGTCGGCGGTTGAAGTCGCCCAAGGGTTCGGGATGGAACTATGA
- a CDS encoding lipocalin family protein, with amino-acid sequence MKNHFALVALMLVLSGCKSTSNLDVVTGFELDRYLGTWHEVARYDHRFERNMSNVSATYSRNDNGTVRVLNRGFKDDKQEWDDIEGVAKLKGDDDQGWLKVSFFKPFYASYKIIHLNEAYTEAIVTGPSYGYLWILTRKPDVPQENLDRLLELAEGFGFERSEIIIVDQSKYIQSTP; translated from the coding sequence ATGAAAAACCATTTCGCCCTAGTGGCTCTGATGCTGGTTTTGTCTGGTTGCAAATCGACCTCCAACCTCGACGTGGTGACCGGTTTCGAATTGGACCGTTATCTTGGAACCTGGCATGAGGTTGCCCGATACGATCATCGCTTCGAAAGAAACATGAGCAATGTTTCGGCAACCTATTCACGCAACGACAACGGCACCGTGCGCGTCCTCAACCGGGGATTCAAGGACGACAAGCAGGAGTGGGACGACATCGAAGGCGTCGCTAAACTGAAAGGCGATGACGACCAAGGCTGGCTCAAAGTTAGTTTCTTCAAACCCTTCTACGCCTCCTACAAGATCATCCACCTCAACGAGGCCTACACCGAGGCGATCGTGACGGGGCCCAGCTACGGCTACCTCTGGATTCTCACTCGCAAGCCGGACGTACCTCAGGAAAACCTCGACCGCTTGCTCGAACTCGCGGAAGGGTTCGGTTTCGAGAGGTCGGAAATCATCATCGTTGACCAATCCAAGTATATTCAATCGACCCCGTGA
- a CDS encoding glutathione peroxidase: MKNFYEIEAKTITGETVKMEQYKGKLLLVVNTASKCGFTGQYDGLQELYDTYRDKGFVILGFPSNDFLKQEPGSNEEIASFCKLNYGVTFPMFEKISVKGDDQHPLYQFLTSKVTNPDFGGKISWNFNKFLISKDGRIINRFGSRTKPDDKKMVEAIKGAISK; encoded by the coding sequence GTGAAAAACTTCTATGAGATCGAAGCCAAAACCATCACTGGCGAAACCGTCAAGATGGAGCAATACAAAGGCAAGTTGCTGCTGGTCGTCAACACGGCGAGCAAGTGCGGCTTCACCGGTCAATACGACGGATTGCAGGAACTCTACGATACCTACAGGGACAAAGGGTTCGTTATCCTGGGCTTCCCCTCGAACGACTTCCTCAAACAGGAACCGGGTTCCAACGAGGAGATCGCCTCGTTCTGCAAGCTGAACTATGGTGTAACCTTCCCCATGTTCGAAAAGATTTCGGTCAAGGGCGACGATCAACATCCGCTCTACCAATTTCTGACCTCAAAGGTAACCAACCCGGATTTCGGGGGAAAAATCAGTTGGAACTTCAACAAGTTCCTCATTTCAAAAGATGGGCGGATCATCAACCGTTTCGGCAGCCGTACAAAACCGGACGACAAAAAGATGGTCGAGGCCATTAAAGGAGCCATCAGCAAATGA
- a CDS encoding nuclear transport factor 2 family protein yields the protein MTGCSTKSKDLSPDWTRNTEAVEGTATIEPMLPGSETEMKALEEFRAFYEQYSTQAIQEGVRRLYADDAWFGDPFHIVEGIDDIEHYFLVMAEPVESCTFTVDSVDRSGQEYFARWTMELESKAAKGELIRTIGISHVRFNSEGKIVFQQDYWDSSAMLDRLPIVGYWTRLVKGRIEKGLEK from the coding sequence ATGACTGGATGCTCTACCAAATCGAAAGACCTGTCTCCGGACTGGACGCGCAACACGGAAGCCGTTGAAGGCACGGCGACCATCGAGCCAATGCTGCCGGGATCGGAAACCGAAATGAAGGCGCTCGAAGAGTTCCGCGCGTTCTACGAGCAATATTCGACGCAAGCGATCCAGGAAGGCGTCCGCCGACTCTATGCGGACGATGCCTGGTTCGGCGACCCCTTCCACATTGTCGAGGGCATCGACGACATCGAGCACTATTTCCTGGTGATGGCCGAGCCGGTGGAATCCTGCACCTTCACGGTCGATTCGGTTGACCGCAGTGGCCAGGAATATTTTGCCCGCTGGACGATGGAGCTAGAATCGAAAGCGGCCAAGGGCGAGTTGATCCGCACCATTGGCATCTCGCACGTGCGCTTCAACAGCGAAGGCAAGATCGTATTCCAGCAGGACTACTGGGATTCAAGCGCCATGCTCGACCGCCTGCCGATCGTCGGCTACTGGACGCGCCTCGTGAAGGGGCGCATAGAAAAAGGACTGGAAAAATGA
- a CDS encoding SAM-dependent methyltransferase, translating into MIDLMELAEKGKMPDTAIRAGIRKLLRDRIKLEAKGSREDQMESLYKFIGMMEESPVAVATDTANEQHYEVPSELFQTFMGAHLKYSCGYWPVADTTLNEAEEAMLELTCKRAGIVDGMDILELGCGWGSLSLWMAQHYPNSNIVAVSNSQTQKKYIDARGFNNLEVITADMNDFRIARRFDRVVSVEMFEHMRNWHELLARINHWLKADGKLFIHIFVHRELAYLFNDSGEVNWMAEHFFKEGMMPSENLLTLVNNDMVVDRLWRVNGRHYAKTLRAWLDNIDANEGLATTILERHHGREEARLQFGRWRIFFMACEELFGYKGGEEWYVAHYLLKKR; encoded by the coding sequence ATGATCGATTTAATGGAACTTGCTGAAAAAGGAAAGATGCCCGACACCGCGATCCGCGCCGGCATCCGTAAACTGCTGAGGGATCGGATCAAGCTGGAAGCGAAGGGGTCCCGGGAGGATCAGATGGAGTCGCTCTACAAATTTATCGGCATGATGGAAGAGTCGCCTGTGGCCGTGGCCACCGACACCGCCAACGAGCAGCACTATGAAGTGCCTTCGGAGCTCTTCCAAACGTTTATGGGGGCCCACCTCAAATACAGTTGCGGCTATTGGCCGGTGGCCGACACCACCTTGAACGAAGCGGAGGAAGCCATGCTGGAGCTCACCTGCAAGCGCGCGGGGATCGTGGACGGCATGGACATCCTGGAACTCGGTTGCGGCTGGGGTTCGCTTTCGCTTTGGATGGCGCAGCACTACCCCAATTCCAACATCGTGGCGGTTTCCAATTCGCAGACGCAGAAGAAATATATCGACGCGCGCGGCTTCAACAACCTGGAAGTCATCACGGCCGACATGAACGACTTCCGGATTGCGCGGCGGTTCGACCGCGTGGTGTCGGTGGAGATGTTCGAGCACATGCGCAACTGGCACGAGCTGCTTGCAAGGATCAACCATTGGCTGAAGGCAGACGGCAAACTGTTCATCCATATTTTTGTGCACCGCGAGCTGGCTTACCTCTTCAACGATTCGGGTGAAGTCAATTGGATGGCGGAACACTTTTTTAAGGAAGGCATGATGCCTTCGGAAAATCTCCTCACGTTGGTCAACAACGACATGGTCGTCGACCGGTTGTGGCGGGTGAATGGGCGGCATTATGCAAAGACGCTGCGCGCCTGGCTCGACAATATCGACGCGAACGAAGGCCTTGCCACCACCATCCTGGAGCGGCATCACGGGCGCGAGGAGGCTCGGCTCCAGTTTGGCCGGTGGCGCATTTTCTTTATGGCTTGCGAAGAACTCTTTGGATACAAGGGAGGCGAGGAATGGTACGTGGCACATTACTTATTGAAAAAGCGTTGA
- a CDS encoding BRCT domain-containing protein produces MKPDLLYTTNPEISFEGKSFCLTGVFDGYKRTDLEHCVEGNGGTFTPNVSEGTDYLVIGSKGTRCCSFACCTRVVEKAVELKKHGASLEFIKESDFLRVLGASGSLPEQIL; encoded by the coding sequence TTGAAACCAGATCTTTTATACACAACGAACCCTGAAATCTCATTTGAGGGGAAGAGCTTTTGTTTAACGGGGGTGTTTGATGGCTATAAACGAACCGACCTTGAGCATTGTGTGGAAGGCAACGGCGGGACATTCACTCCCAATGTAAGTGAAGGGACGGACTACCTGGTCATCGGCAGTAAAGGCACTCGTTGTTGTTCCTTTGCCTGCTGCACGCGGGTGGTTGAAAAAGCCGTTGAGTTGAAAAAGCACGGTGCGTCGCTGGAGTTTATCAAGGAGTCCGATTTTTTACGGGTTCTCGGTGCGAGCGGTTCGTTGCCGGAGCAGATTCTGTAA